From Thermodesulfobacteriota bacterium:
GTCTCCGGGTAATTGGGTAAGGCATACTTAAGGAATTCCAATCCTGTCTCTCCCGGCATAACCTGGTCAGAAAGTATCAGTTCGAAGTGGCTCTTTTTCAGGAACTCCCTGGCCTCTTCTGCATTAGCAGCCAGGGTGCACTGATAATCATTTGTCTCGAGCAATCGTTTGAGAAGATTCCTGATCGGTGACTCATCTTCTACAACCAGGATCCTGACCTTTTCCTCTTCCATCTTTTCCTTTCCATTTCCGTTAATTTGAAACTTTATAGATTCATTATGAATCTCGTATTCTGGAATCCGCAATCAGGAATCTAATACCTCCCTGACCTTTTGTGCCAGGACAACAGGTGTAAATGGCTTCTGGAGAAAAGGCATTCCAGGGTTCAAAACACCCTGATGGGCAATGGCGTTTTCCGTGTACCCCGACATATAAAGTACCTTCATTTGCGGTCGAAAGGTTTTTAACCGACCTACGAGATCACGGGCACTAATCCCTGGCATCACAATATCAACCAACATCAGATGAATAGACCCCTCATGTGCCTCACTGAGCTTCAGGGCAGATTCTCCGTCTTCCGCTTCTAAGGTTGTATATCCATAACCCCCGAGAACTTTCCTGGCAAGATTACGCACACTGTCGTTGTCTTCCACCACCAACAAGGTCTCTGTACCGTTGAGCACTTTTACAGGTAATTTTTCCTTTTCCTCTGGTTCTGCATTCCCCTCAATCCTGGGCAGATAAATCTTGAAGGTTGTTCCCCTTCCGGGTTCGGTGTAGACAAATATGTAACCGTTGCTCTGCCTGACGATTCCGTATACCGTGGACATGCCCAGCCCGGTACCCTTGCCTTCCTCCTTTGTGGTAAAAAATGGCTCGAATATGTGGGATTTGGTCTCCTCATCCATCCCGGTGCCTGTATCGGTCATAGCAAGCATCACGTAGGAGCCGGGCTGAAACCCAAGGTATTTCTGAGCATATCTCTCGTCCTGGTACACATTGCCTGTCTCAATGGTAAGCTTTCCTCCATTGGGCATGGCATCCCTGGCATTCACCGCAATATTCATGATTACCTGCTCTATCTGCCCGGGATCCACCGATATGTATCCCAGTTGTGGTTCCAGAACAGTTATCAGGCTGATGTCCTCACCTATCACACGCTGAAGCACCTTATCAACATCGTCTACAATATGATTGAGGTCCACTACTCTGGGCTGCAGAATCTGCTTTCGGCTGAAGGCAAGCAACTGACGGCTCAGGTTTGCCGCACTCTGTCCTGCCTTCTTTATCTGTTCGATATCTTTACAGATATCGCTGTCATGCCCGAGTTTCATCGTGAGAAGGTCGGAATAGCCTACTACAGCCGTCATCAGGTTGTTAAAGTCATGGGCAATACCGCCTGAAAGCCTTCCAATAGCTTCCAACCTCTGAGACTGGATAAGCTGATTTTCAAGTTCTTTGCGCTCGGTGATGTCGATGCAGGTACCAACCCATTCAAGTATACTTCCGTCTTTGGCGAAAAGAGGGACACCACGTGTCAGAAAGTAGCGGTAATTTCCATCGTATCTGCGTAAGCGGTATTCAATTTTATAGTTAGCTTTCTTTTCAACAGCTTCCTTCCACATTTGCACCGTACGCTCAACATCATCCGGATGCAATGCCTTTGACCATCCCCAGCCTTTGACCTCTTCATACGATTGACCGGTAAAATTCCGGAATGAAGGTATATCTTCAACTACCTCACCACTAGCATTAGTAACCCATCCAAGGCCTCCAGCTACCTCAATATATGACTGATAGCGCTTTTCAGATGCACGTAGCGCCTCCTCCGCCTGCTTGCGCTCTGCAACTTCTGCCATCAGTGTAGCGGTTCTTTCTTTAACTTTATCCTCCAGTTGTTCGTTCAGCTTCCTCAATTCTTCCTGTACCCTTTCCAACTCCCGGTTCTTATGGATGGCAGTCTCGTATGTGGATAGAAGGAGATTGAAAATTTGCAGGCGATTTGAACTGATAAAGTATTTCTGTTTCCCGAAGTGGATGGTCAGCCCTCCCTGCGATTCATCAATAGCCTGCAAATGCATATTTGCCAGGAGATAGTTAACACGGGAGATGAGATACTTTTCATCATAGGGCTTTGTAATGAAGTTGTCAGCCCCACACTCCAAGCCTCTGATGACGTCTTCAGGGTTAGACAAGGCGGTCAAGAGTATGACGGGGATACTCTTAAGCTTCTCATTTGCTTTAACCTGACGGCATAGTTCATAGCCGTCCATCTCTGGCATAATGATATCGCTGATGATAATCATTGGGCTGTGCTGCTGCAATAAATTCAAGGCATGTTTACCATTCTTACCAACTAAAACTTGATAGCCGTGTTTTTCCAGAAGGTATTTCAGTTGTTCAGCCTGTGTAGAGCTATCCTCGGCAATGAGAATCTCTACTTTCCCATTTCTGAGCTTTTCTTCTACATTCATAGCTTTACCTCCCCTTTGCTGTTAGTAAAGCTGATTAATGCATCTGCAATTTTTTCTGGCGGCAATACGTATGTAGCCGCGCCAAGGCTTATGGCTTCACCAGGCATACCGTGGACTACAGAGCTTTCCTTATCCTGCGCAATAGTGATAGCGCCCCTGTCCTTCATCAGCCTTAATTCCTTAGCGCCGTCTTTACCCATGCCGGTGAGCAAAATGCCAGCGGCATTCTTGTTAAAGAGCTGTGCTACCGAGCGGAAGAGATAAGAAACAGAAGGACGTAAACCGTTTTCAGATTCACTCTGGCTCAGCATTATTCGATTTCCAGGCACTGCTCCAATATGGAATCCATCCGGTGCCAGATAAGCATGCCCGGGCAGAAAAGGTTCATTGTTAACAGCGACATGAACTGAAAGAGCGGAAGACCCTGAGAGCCATTCTGCAAAACCGTGAACAAATCCGGCAGCCATGTGTTGGACAATCAGCACGGGAACTGGAAATTCTTTAGGAAGCCTGGATAAAATGGCTTGAAGGGCCAGCGGTCCACCTGTTGAGGCACCTATAGCTACCACCTTGACTTCTGCCGAGGATGCCTTGATTTCATTCGCAGTCGCTGGTATAACCTGTTCCTTTTTAGGGCGATGCCAGCGCTTGACCACCTTGACCTCGGCCATCAGTTTTACAGTTTGAACCAGCTCTCTGGCAGTTGTCTCGTATTCCGGGTCACCGATGCCTTTTGGCCGGGAGATGACAGTCAGGGCGCCTGCCTCCACAGCACGGAATGCCGTAGCCGCTTCTTTTACAGTCGAAGTACCGCTGACGATGACTATGGGCGTGGGCTGGGTTTCCATAATTCGGTGAGTTGCCTCAAAGCCGTTCATCTTTGGCATATGGATGTCCATAGTGATAACATCAGGCTTAAGGCACATAGCAGCTTCAACAGCTTCCTCACCATCCCTGGCAGTGTCAACGACCTCTAGTTCCGGATCAGAGCCAAGGATATGAACCAGGAACTCGCGGGCAACGGCAGAATCATCAACAATAAGGACTTTAATCATATCAGTCTCCTGATTACTTCCAGCAAATTGCTCTGGTCAAAACTACTCTTAACGATATAGGCATTAGCACCAACCTCAATGCCCCGCTCACGGTGTTCGCGAGAGTCGAGAGCCGTGACTAAAACTACGGGCAGTTCAGCTAGTTTTCTATCGGCACGAACCTTCGCTGTAAGATCAAAGCCATTCATCCTGGGCATATCCACATCTGATACGACCAGGTCAAACCTTTCGGTCTTCAATGCCGTAAAGGCATCAATGCCGTCAATGGCGGTTTTGATGTTGTATCCTGCTGCCTCCAGAATATTCTTCAGCAATGACCGTGCGGTGATTGAGTCCTCCACTACCAGTATAGACCTCATCTCAAATGCAGCTTTCTTCGCCACGGTGATTCTGGGAGGGGCAGCACTGACTTTCACTGCTGATTTCATCAGGTCACTGACATTGAGAACTGGCACTACCTTGCCTGTAGCTAAAACAGAGGCTCCAATTATATTTCGCACACGGGAAAGCTGCTTGCCAAGACTTTTCACTAAGACCTCCTGTTCATCAATAATCTCATCCACCGAAAAGGCAAGCCGCTTTTCAGCGGAAGCCAAAACCACGACAGGCAAAGTGTTTGCGGAATCTGCTGCAGTATCTTGCAGGGAAAGTTCCAGAACCTCTGTAAGCCTTACAAGCGAGAGGACCTGTCCGTCAAGCTGGATCGTCTCTCGATTTTCCACTGCTTTAATATCTTCCTTGTTCACACTTAGCACCCGCTCTATATTTGTCGTGGGTAAAACAAAGAGGCATTCGCCGGCACGAACGACAATCCCTCGAAATGTAGCCAACGTCAGCGGCAGACTAAGGCGGAATGTGGTGCCAACACCGTGTTCTGTTTCCACCGATACTGTACCGCCGAGTCTTTCTACTTTCTCCTGCACAATAGCCAGACCCAGGCCTCTGCCTGAGATGTTGGTAATGATGGGACTGGTGGAAACCCCTGATTGATAGAGTAGTGACAGTGCCACCTGTTCATCGGGTCTCTCTGCTTCTTCCTGAGAAATAATACCACGCCTCAGCGCTACCTCTCTAACCTTTGCCACGTCGATTCCAGTGCCGTCATCGGAGATTGTGATACCAACGCTGTTACTTTTTGTCTGAGAGATAGCAACGGTAACTGTGCCGCGAGGTGATTTTCCCTTGCGCTTTCGCTCCTCTGGCTTCTCTATGCCATGGTCAATACAGTTTCTGACCAGATGCATGAACGGGGCATTCATTTCTTCCAGGATACGCCTGTCGATTTCGATCTCCTGCCCGTTAATTACCAGCTCTACATCTTTGCCCTGGTCCCGTGAGAGGTCTCGCGCAAATTTGGGAAAAATCTCCAGAATCGACGATAGGGGAAGCATCGAAGCCACTCTCACATCCTGCAGGAGGTTGTTTACCACTCCGTCAAGCACATGACTGTCTTGCTTGGCTGTCTTTGTAAGCGCGTCAAGCCTGCTTTCCAGCGACATAATATGGCTCTGATTCCAATCAAGGAACTCCAGCAGTCGGGCAATGTGGGAATTGGTTCTGCCCTGGTCATGGCAGTTCTTTTCTTCCAGCGACTGTCGTACCATCCTTACATAGGGGAGGAGTTTATTCCACTCTTTTTCCCATTCGGTCAGGCTGGCATTGCACCCGCGCAGTTCAGTAACCAGATGGGCTGTGGCATGTTTGAATGAAAGAAGTTCCTCGATCTGTAGCAGCAAAGATTCCAGCCTTGAGGTGGATATCCGTACGGTATCAGTGGTCGGTGAGCGGTGATCAGGGGTCAGGGGTCGGTGGGCGGTTATCGGTTCCCTGTCCTCTGTCTTCTGTCCTCTGTCTTCTGATTCCTGACTACCAGTGGTGTCAGTCAATATAGACTGCAGTGCTTTAACCGTCGCCGCAGCTCTCGATTTCTCATCAGCGGTACGTTCTCTTTCTATAGATGTAAGGAGTGTCTTGAGATTGTCAACTGCATGGTGAAGCACATCCAGCAGCCTCACTGATACCGGTATTTTCTGGCTTTTTAAAGCGGAGAAGACGCTTTCCAGTGATTGGCATATTGCCTCAATTTCAGTAATGTTGACAGACCGGGCTGCCCCCTTCAGACTGTGTGCTTCCCTGAACACGGTCTCGGTTATCTGTACCTGCCTGTCAAAGCCAGGGTATTTCTCCAGTTCAATCAGCCCGGAGGACATGGCATTGATATGCTCATGGGCTTCGATTTTGAATGTTGCCAGAAGCTTTTTTAAGAAATCATTGTCGTTTTTAACCATGTTTACCTGTTTTTTTTACTCTCTATCAACGACCTTAACTGCAGTGCCAGTTTGTTGAGATCATGCGCCGCCTGCTCCGATTGCTTTATTCCAATCAGGTTCTGCTCGGTGGCATGGTTGATATTTTCCATCGCCTGAGCTACCTGATCCACTCCTACCATCTGCTGTTGGCTGGAAGCCGAAATCTGAATGGCTGCCTTTGCTGATTCATTGACGCTATCCGTCAGTATCCGGATAGACTCATTGGCTGCCGCTGATTGCTTTATGCCAGCTTCAACAGCTTTGTTGCCCTGTTCCGTAGCCATGACCGCGCTGCTGGTATCTCTCTGTATGTCAGTCAATATCGTCCGCACACGGGCTGTTGCCTGCCTTGACTGCTCTGCCAGACTCTTTATCTCCTGTGCCACAACGCCAAATCCTCTCCCCTGCTCCCCGGCCTTGGCAGCCTCAATGGCAGCATTTACAGCCAGAAGGTTGGATTGGTCAGCAATATCGTTAACAGTGGCAATTATCTCTCCGATTGTCTGGCTCTGCTCGCTCAGCCTGACAATGCTTTCGCCAACAGACTCCATCCGTTCCCGAATATTGCTTATCCCGGCAACCAAATCTTCTACGGCTTTTCTGCCATTCTGTGCCGACTGATTTGTCTTCTGGGCATTTTCAGATAAGTATTTAGCTTTCTCACTGGAGACCTGGGCTGTCTGTCTTACCTCTTCAACTGTTGTAGTGGTCTCACTTACGGCTGTAGCTGTTTCTGAGGATCCCGAGACAATCTCGGCCGTGGTAGCCAAAATCTGGGATGAGGAAGTAGATAGTTGAGAAATACTCTCACGTAATTGGCGGCTGGTCGATTGGCTGATAAAAAAGGCTATTGTCAGCCCGCATGCCAATGCGAGGACCAGAATGACCACAATCACAAAGGAAAGACGATTTATATTTGCCGTGAGTTCCGCTCTTCTTTCCACCATTAAATTCGCTTCTCTTTCTCCAAAGCGTTCTGCCTTAACCACCAGTTCATCGGTGAGAGGTTTGACCTCCTGGCTGAGCATTGTCAGCGCTATGGATTCTTTCCCCTGTTGCGCCAGAGCCAAAGCCTTTTCCAGCCCTTCCCTGTGCTTCTTGTGGAGGTTCAGAATATCAGAGAGCATACTGCGTCCTTCCCCGGTGGGAACAACTTTTTGCATCCCCTCAATCACGGCATCGAACTCATGATAACTTTCCCGTATTTTGTTCAAATATTCCTTTCGCTTATCAGGAAATAGAAAGAAGCCGCGATCGTAAGCGACCTGGTTCCTCAGCTCGAATTTGAGTGCCTCAGCATCATGATGTAACCTTGTCCTTAAATCAATAAATTCGTTGTATGAACCTTTCATAGTGCGGATAGTATAGAACGAGACAGATGCAATAATAACCAACAGCACCAATACAATTACGTACCCACCGATGATTTTTTTAGCTATAGTCATGTTCTCTCCTCCTTGAATCGAGTTTCCAGCTTATTTTTAAGCTGCAAGGTTCAAGATTTATCTTGTAACTTGTATTTTGTCTTTCTGAGCACGTTCCTAAGTTACCTCCTCATGCACCACTATCTTAGTGTCAGTCAGTAATTTGTTCATGTCAAGAATAACCGTCTGGTCATTGGCAACACCTCTCAGATACTCCTCCCGAATTCCGGTGAGCGTAGGGAGCGATGGTTGAATGTCTTCAACTGGTATGTGACGCACACCGTGAACTGCATCGGCAAGTATGCCAAGCTCTATTTCACCGGCTTCAACGATTATTATTCTGTCACGGTCGCCAAGCCCTGTCTCAGGGAGGTCGAAGAACTTTTTAATATCTATAACTGAGATAATCTTTCCACGGACGTTAGTTATACCCAGGACAAATGGCGGTGTGCATGGCAGGGGAGTCAATTCCTTCATAGAGTAGACCTCGCGAACGTAATGTGATTCAATACCGTACCTCTCATTTGCTAAAGTAGCCTCCACAACCTCAAGATAGTCTTGAGACCTTTCCTGTTCCTCTGATTCTCTGGCTAATGCCTTTGCTCTTGCATTAAGGATTTTTTTCTTTTCTGCCTGAGTTATCATTAATCCCCGTTCCAATACGACCTGGCTGTCCTGGATGGAGCGATGGGAACCAGCCAGATCAGTTGCTCTTTTTTGGTCTTCTTTTTCAGTAATCTATCATTCGTAGTTACAGGCATCAAGTCCTTACCTGCATCTTGCATCCTGCAAATTGCAGCTTAATGGCTGTTATAATTTCCATTAGCCTGCCAGCAGTCATCCCTTCCGATTCTGGCAGAACATCTTCCTGCTGATAGCTATCCAGCAGTGACAGTGCGTTTTCAAAATGCTTGCGAGCTTCCTGGAGCTTCCTCTGCTGCAGGGTCAGATTTCCCAGAGCAAAGTGAGCCAGCGCAAAATCCTGCTCCAAATAGAGCGCCTGTTTCAGCGAGACCGCTGCTTCGTCAACTTGGTTTTGTTCCTGAAGAATAGTCGCCAAAAGGTAGTAATAGCCTGGATTCAGCCTGTCTGTGGTTATGGCTTTTCGACAGTAATCAAGCGCATCAGAGAGCTTACCCTGGTTAGCATAGACCCGAGCCAGTAAAGCCATTGCTTTTGAGTCAGCTCCATCATGCGACAGCAGATCTATGACTTTTTCTTCGGCTTCTGCATAGTAACCCTGACCATATAACGACAAGGCTTCCTCATACGTGGCCGGGGTCGGGGGCCGGGGGTAATGGATCGTGGGTTGGGGTTCGGGGATCAGGGGTCGGGGTGTATCTTCCCTCTCATAACCTGTAACTTGCACCTTGTCACTTGGGATTGGTAGCTTGAAAGTTACATCTTGAAACCTGTAACTTTCAATCCGGAACTTACCACTTGCCACTTCTTTTCTATAGAGGATAACGCCGAGATAATTGACCGCTGTGAACTGCGGATAGAGGACATGCGATGCTTCGCTCGGGCTCACTATCAACCACCCGCCGTTTGTCAGGCAATCGTAAAAGCCCTGGATGACCTTATTTGCCTGCTCAGGAGCAAAGTACATCAACACATTACGGCAGAAGATTACGTCCATAGCATTGGTTTTATTTAACAATGAAGGATAGGGATCTTCGGCTAAATTATGATGGAAGAATATGACCATTTTCTTGATGCCGCGCGCGATTTCAAAGCGACCGTCCTTTGTCTTTTTGAAGTATTTCTCCTTTACCCATTGCGGGCAGCCTCGAAATGACCATTCACCGTAGATGCCATGTGATGCCTTCTGTAGAAAACGGGGATTTATGTCTGTAGCCAGGATAGCAGTATTCCAGTTGTTCAAATCAATGCTGATTTTGCCTAGTAATATGGCGATGGAATATGGTTCTTCACCTGTGGCACAGCCGGCGCTCCATATTCTTAGACGCTGATCGCCTCCACGGCGAGAGGCAATCAATTCCGGGAGGATATCCTCTTCAAGAACTCTGAAGCCTTTCTCTTCCCGGAAGAAATAAGTTTCCCCAACCGTAAGGTGGCTTGCCAGAGTCTCTATTTTATCTCTGGTCAATGATGAGGAAAGGAGCCAATGGACGCATGACTCTGCATTATCGAAGCCAAACTCCTTCGCGGCAGCTTCAATTCCACGTTGAAGGTCGTCCCACCGCTCTCTGGGGAAACGTAAGCCTGTCCGGGCAGTCACCAGATCACTTATTTGCGACAATGGTATATCTGAAATCAGGCTTTTCATTCTTTGCCTTTCAGCTCTTTCAGTGATTCATTCAAGACTTCCTCTTCTTCCAGCGAAAGAAAGGTGTCGAGGTCGTGAATGAGGACTAACCCATCTTCAAGCTTTATCACACCTTCAACATAATCCATGCAAGGAAGAACCTCCTCCGCAGCAACCACTTTTTGCTCCGGGCTTTCTACGACGCCCTTAGCCTCATCCACCACCAGGGCAACAGTCCGCATGGAAGTACGTGCTATGATTAACCGGTCGCTCAGGTCTATTTCTCGCTCTGACAAGCGGAACCGCTTGCGTATGCTGACCACTGGAACAACCTGTCCCCCAACATTGATTATACCCATAACGATCTCCGGTTCTTTAGGCAGAGGGGTAATCTCAACTATGCGAACAATCCTCTCCACATCTGAAAGATACAGAGCATAGCGTTGCTCATCTAAGGTAAAGACAACGTATTGATTTAGTTTATCCATAGAGTGTCTGCCTTAATGGGGGTAACATAGTATTGGACCTTATTATGCCACATAAAACACTAGACTCCTGTCTGGTGATGAATATGCCGTCCATACTGGTAAACCGGAAGGGGTATAACAAAACCAAAGTCATTAAACGTAAAGCCTACGGTTTTCATGGCTTGAGATACTTTACGCTGAAAATTTACCAGGCTTTCTTCAACTAATTCGGAGAAGAACCATAATCTATTGATTGCCGCCCTAAACACATGGACATATTATTTTTGATTGGGATAGCAATAATAGGGTTACATGATGTGCGTCATAAATGATGCCCTTACTTTCTTACCTCCCATTCTGATTCCAACTGCCGAATTCGTTGCCATCCTCTCCGATTTATAATGCTCAACTTACTGGTATCACGTCTGTTTTTTTACTGTCGGGGGGGGGGTAACATGTCTCCTTTCTTTTTCCAATAGCTACTCATCAATTACATCTTTTCGGAAGCGCAGATGGCGACCAATCTTACTCACCGGTATTTCCCTGTCCTTAACCAGACGGTAAATGCTTGCTTTCGAAACCCGCAGGTACCTGGCTACTTCATCGGTAGTCATTATTCTGAGTCTTCCTTTGCTTGGGGCTTTCACATTCACTCGTTTATCCTTTTTATCTTTGTTTTGATTTCAAACAATTGAGTATCATTATGTAGTCAATAGTGTTAATAATTCTTTAAAGACCTATAATTTTATAGGTTGCATAAAACAAGTTATATGTCAATCAGTATTATCAAAAAAAATAGTATTTAGAGTAAATTAAATGAAATTGGTGAAATCATGAGGGTTCAAGAGGGCAAGGATTCAAGGATTCGAGGATTCGAGGGGAATGCTTGAGGCTGAATAGTTACACTTTTACCCCTATTGACAAAAGTTCTTTTTAATCTTAAAGTAGCATAAAACTGCTGCCCGTGGCGAGAGCTTTAAAAACATAGTTTCTTAAAGCCTCAACTCTTTTTTAGAAAGGAGGTAGGTGTGTTTAAAACAGGTATAGTAAAAGACCAGAGATACTTAGAACACATTACATCAGATTATCATCCGGAAAACCACCATCGGTTAGAGGTTATTTACCGAGTGTTAAACGAAGGGGACATGGCAGGGAGGTTTGTGGAGGTTATGCCGCGGTTTGCCACAAATGAAGAGGTTGAATTGATTCATACCTCTGGTTATATATCACGAGTGGCTGCAACTGCTGGTAAACCCTATACCATGATCGACCCTGATACCCAGACGTCGCCAAAATCCTATGATGCAGCCAGGCTGGCAGTCGGGGGAGTGCTGGAGTCTATTGATAGAGTCATAGGTGGAGAGATAGATAACAGCTTTGCCCTTGTGCGTCCTCCCGGCCATCATGCTGAGTCCGGCAGAGGTATGGGTTTTTGCCTGTTTAACAATGTTGCTATCGGGGCAAGGTATGCAATTGAGAGGCATTCTCTGGAGCGTATCCTAATTGTGGATTGGGACCTTCACCACGGCAACGGCACCCAGAATTCCTTTTATGATGATCCCGGAGTGCTCTATTTTTCCACCCACCAATTTCCATACTACCCTGGGACAGGAGGCTTTAACGAGACAGGAACGGGAGAGGGTAGGGGGTTTACAGTCAATGTTCCTCTATCGGGAGGGCAGGGGGATAGTGATTACATTCAGATTTTTAAAAGGATTTTGAAACCAGTTTCCCTCCAGTTTAACCCTCAGCTCATCCTGGTTTCCGCCGGATTTGATACCTATTTCAGAGACCCTTTGGGCAGCATGAATGTAACCCCAAAGGGGTTTGCAAGGCTTACAAGACTTCTCATGGAGATTGGTGACCGGAGTTGTCAGGGCAGGGTTGTATTTGCCCTGGAGGGTGGGTATGACCTGGAAGGGCTAAAGGAATCTGTTAAGGCTGTTCTTAAGGAATTGAGGGGGGAATCCATTCTGGGAGAAGAGGAATTAAATTTTGAGGATGTGAGTTCTCCGTCTATTGATTCAGTAATAGACAGGGTAGCCGGTATTCATAAGGGGTTTTGGCGGTTTATTACGGTTTGATAATAAAGGATGGATTTTCTCTTGCCTTTTGCTCCTCTTCCCAGATAGCAGAGGATAGACTTCTCTTTACCAATTCTAGGAGAAAGGGATGATGTGAAGAAGGTATCCCTTCGCTCATTAAGGCTAAGGCTGCTGCAAGACAAATCCTAGCATCTTTTTCTTTCCCCAGTTTATAAATAATGTAAGCTGACTCTTCCAGCCTTCTCTTGTATAGAAGGCGTCTCTCTTCGTTGAATAATTCATCTGCGGCATCATTGTATATCTGAGAAATGCGCTCTTGCTTTTGAATAGGCGTCAGGACCAGCTTACTTTTACTGGCTTCATTTATCTTTTCAGCATATTGTTCTATCTCATCTGGTCTTATTACCCAGTTGCCGAATTCGGGCAGTTCAAATAGGGTTCCAGAACTTGTCAGGAGAGCTTCATCAGCTTTTATCGTATCTTCTTCGTAACAGGAATATATAAGTGGTCTTTGGACCTCGCCAGATGGTTTTCCAACTATATCCTTCCATTTCAGATACCCTGTGGGTACGGGGTGCCCTCTCTTAGTTGCCATGGTGTAACCTTCCTGGATGAGGAATTGGCAATAGGATGGTTCTGCCTCCACTATTGGCATTGGGCTTTTTTCTTTGAACCCTGTTAAATATTCCCTGTACATCTTTTTTGTTATTTCTGTACCATGGAAGTCTTTTATCCCTTCTGTATCATTTATTATTACCTGAAAAAAATAGAGGCCTTTTGTAAGTCGGGGTTGGGTCAGCCAGACTAATCTGTATCCAAGATAGTCTATGTACGACAGATACCCTTCAAATACCCTGGCAGGTGGACGAAGAACAGATAGCCGTGACTCCTCAGTGCCTCTGTCTTCTGTTATG
This genomic window contains:
- a CDS encoding helix-turn-helix domain-containing protein: MTTDEVARYLRVSKASIYRLVKDREIPVSKIGRHLRFRKDVIDE
- a CDS encoding chemotaxis protein CheW; translated protein: MDKLNQYVVFTLDEQRYALYLSDVERIVRIVEITPLPKEPEIVMGIINVGGQVVPVVSIRKRFRLSEREIDLSDRLIIARTSMRTVALVVDEAKGVVESPEQKVVAAEEVLPCMDYVEGVIKLEDGLVLIHDLDTFLSLEEEEVLNESLKELKGKE
- a CDS encoding CheR family methyltransferase; the encoded protein is MKSLISDIPLSQISDLVTARTGLRFPRERWDDLQRGIEAAAKEFGFDNAESCVHWLLSSSLTRDKIETLASHLTVGETYFFREEKGFRVLEEDILPELIASRRGGDQRLRIWSAGCATGEEPYSIAILLGKISIDLNNWNTAILATDINPRFLQKASHGIYGEWSFRGCPQWVKEKYFKKTKDGRFEIARGIKKMVIFFHHNLAEDPYPSLLNKTNAMDVIFCRNVLMYFAPEQANKVIQGFYDCLTNGGWLIVSPSEASHVLYPQFTAVNYLGVILYRKEVASGKFRIESYRFQDVTFKLPIPSDKVQVTGYEREDTPRPLIPEPQPTIHYPRPPTPATYEEALSLYGQGYYAEAEEKVIDLLSHDGADSKAMALLARVYANQGKLSDALDYCRKAITTDRLNPGYYYLLATILQEQNQVDEAAVSLKQALYLEQDFALAHFALGNLTLQQRKLQEARKHFENALSLLDSYQQEDVLPESEGMTAGRLMEIITAIKLQFAGCKMQVRT
- a CDS encoding histone deacetylase produces the protein MFKTGIVKDQRYLEHITSDYHPENHHRLEVIYRVLNEGDMAGRFVEVMPRFATNEEVELIHTSGYISRVAATAGKPYTMIDPDTQTSPKSYDAARLAVGGVLESIDRVIGGEIDNSFALVRPPGHHAESGRGMGFCLFNNVAIGARYAIERHSLERILIVDWDLHHGNGTQNSFYDDPGVLYFSTHQFPYYPGTGGFNETGTGEGRGFTVNVPLSGGQGDSDYIQIFKRILKPVSLQFNPQLILVSAGFDTYFRDPLGSMNVTPKGFARLTRLLMEIGDRSCQGRVVFALEGGYDLEGLKESVKAVLKELRGESILGEEELNFEDVSSPSIDSVIDRVAGIHKGFWRFITV